A DNA window from Loxodonta africana isolate mLoxAfr1 chromosome 7, mLoxAfr1.hap2, whole genome shotgun sequence contains the following coding sequences:
- the LOC100661881 gene encoding olfactory receptor 2G3-like, translating into MPFTAQLKGRTKAESVSGWYFENINTMKTNFTVTEFIFLGLSSQPKIQLILFIMFLFFYLLTVAGNIIIITIIQLEPRLQTPMYFFLTNLSFLDICYTSTNVPQMLSNMVGKKKSIPFSGCATQMYFSLSFGMIECVLLGVMAYDRYVAICHPLNYIVIMDRSTCVRLATISWSSSFLSSMVINVLTLSLPYCGPNILNHFFCEVPSVLRLACTDTSLTELVVFVFSIITVFIPFLLIVVSYVRIFQSVLRIQSASGRHKALSTCASHLTVVALFYGTGIFMYMRPQSKSSRAGGKIFAVFYTVITPMLNPLIYSLRNQDVKEAFRRAIAKQRT; encoded by the exons ATGCCATTCACTGCTCAGTTAAAGGGCAGAACAAAAGCAGAATCAG TGAGTGGATGGtactttgaaaatataaataCGATGAAAACAAACTTCACTGTGACAGAATTTATATTCCTGGGGCTCTCATCTCAGCCAAAGATACAGCTCAttctttttattatgttcttaTTCTTCTATTTATTAACGGTGGCTGGGAATATTATCATCATCACGATTATCCAGCTAGAACCTCGTCTCCaaacccccatgtacttcttcctcaccaatttATCTTTTCTGGACATCTGCTACACATCCACCAATGTCCCACAAATGCTGTCCAACATGGTGGGGAAGAAGAAGAGCATCCCATTCTCTGGCTGTGCTACTCAGATGTACTTCTCCCTCTCCTTTGGAATGATTGAATGTGTTCTTCTGGGTGTCATGGCTTATGACAGATATGTAGCCATTTGCCATCCCCTTAATTATATTGTCATTATGGACCGAAGCACCTGTGTCCGACTGGCAACCATTTCTTGGTCCAGCAGCTTTCTGAGTTCCATGGTTATCAATGTCCTCACTTTGAGTCTGCCATACTGTGGGCCCAATATcctcaatcactttttctgtgaggTACCTTCTGTCCTGAGGTTGGCTTGCACTGACACCTCACTTACTGAGTTGGTCGTTTTTGTCTTCAGTATCATCACTGTTTTCATTCCTTTCCTCTTAATTGTTGTTTCCTATGTCAGAATTTTTCAGTCTGTCCTGAGGATACAGTCAGCCTCTGGGAGGCACAAGGCACTGTCCACATGTGCCTCCCATTTGACAGTGGTAGCCTTATTCTATGGAACGGGCATCTTCATGTACATGAGACCTCAATCAAAGTCCTCTCGGGCGGGGGGCAAGATCTTTGCAGTGTTTTATACTGTGATCACACCTATGCTCAACCCCTTGATCTACAGCCTAAGGAACCAAGATGTAAAAGAAGCTTTCAGGAGAGCTATTGCAAAACAGAGGACTTGA